From the genome of Papaver somniferum cultivar HN1 chromosome 2, ASM357369v1, whole genome shotgun sequence, one region includes:
- the LOC113347928 gene encoding vacuolar-sorting receptor 6-like encodes MGFVIIISMNLMVWVSFILLVSVNGRFVVEKSSISVLSPDNLRSKHDSAIGNFGIPDYGGTLIGTIVYPSDKSSSNGCNSFDVKSHSSSAPIFLLLDRGDCYFALKVWNAQKAGAAAVLVADNIDEPLITMDSPEESSDSEGYIDKIKIPSALIHRSFGETLKKASLKGEDIMIKLDWTESMPHPDERVEYELWTNSNDECGVRCDDQMNFVKNFKGHAQILEKGGFTQFTPHYITWYCPEAFILSKQCKSQCINHGRYCAPDPEQDFGKGYEGKDVVVENLRQLCVHRVANESNRSWVWWDYVTDFHIRCSMKEKRYSKECAEDVMNSLELPIEKIQKCMGDPEADVDNPVLKIEQDLQIGRGSRGDVTILPTLVINNAQYRGKLERTSVLKAVCAGFKETSDPPICLSGAIETNECLENNGGCWRDPQSNVTACKDTFRGRICQCPVVNGVQYRGDGYRSCEGVGPARCTMNNGGCWSESRNGLTVSACAEFQLTGCRCPSGFRGDGLKCEDIDECKESRACQCDGCTCNNLWGGYDCKCKGDSLYILEQDTCIGRDSSRFGWFLTLLVVSGVVGAGMAGYIFYKYRLRSYMDSEIMAIMSQYMPLDNQQNEVQPLHQPVSAV; translated from the exons ATGGGTTTTGTGATCATCATATCAATGAATTTGATGGTTTGGGTATCATTCATattattagttagtgttaatgGTAGATTTGTAGTAGAGAAAAGTAGTATATCAGTTTTATCACCTGATAATTTACGTTCTAAACATGATAGTGCTATCGGCAATTTTGGTATTCCTGATTATGGAGGTACACTGATAGGTACTATCGTTTATCCATCCGATAAATCATCATCAAATGGTTGTAACTCTTTTGACGTCAAATCTCACTCTTCTTCTGCTCCCATTTTTCTTCTCCTTGATCGTGGAG ACTGCTACTTTGCTTTGAAAGTATGGAATGCACAAAaagctggagcagcagcagttTTAGTAGCTGACAACATAGACGAACCTTTGATAACAATGGATTCTCCAGAGGAGAGTAGCGATTCTGAAGGGTATATAGATAAGATTAAAATACCATCGGCTTTGATTCATCGCTCTTTTGGTGAGACATTGAAGAAAGCCTCACTGAAAGGGGAAGACATTATGATAAAACTGGACTGGACAGAATCTATGCCACATCCGGACGAGAGAGTCGAGTACGAGTTGTGGACAAATAGCAATGATGAGTGTGGAGTCCGCTGCGATGATCAgatgaatttcgtcaagaatttTAAAGGTCATGCTCAGATTCTTGAGAAGGGTGGTTTTACTCAATTTACACCTCACTATATAACTTGGTATTGTCCTGAGGCTTTTATCCTAAGCAAACAATGCAAGTCTCAGTGTATAAACCATGGGAGGTACTGTGCACCCGATCCAGAACAGGATTTTGGAAAAGGGTATGAAGGAAAAGATGTAGTTGTTGAGAACCTGAGGCAACTTTGTGTCCACAGAGTCGCCAATGAAAGTAATCGTTCTTGGGTTTGGTGGGATTACGTGACAGATTTCCACATTAGGTGTTCGatgaaggagaaaaggtatagCAAAGAATGCGCCGAGGATGTTATGAACTCACTTG AGTTGCCAATCGAGAAGATTCAAAAGTGCATGGGTGACCCTGAGGCCGATGTGGATAATCCTGTCTTAAAAATTGAGCAAGATCTGCAG ATTGGTAGAGGATCTCGGGGTGATGTCACAATCTTGCCAACACTAGTTATTAACAATGCACAATATCGAG GAAAATTAGAGAGAACTTCAGTGCTGAAGGCTGTATGCGCAGGATTTAAGGAAACAAGCGATCCTCCAATATGCCTGAGTGGAG CTATTGAGACTAATGAGTGCCTTGAGAATAATGGTGGCTGTTGGCGAGACCCACAATCTAATGTAACTGCATGCAAG GACACATTCAGGGGAAGAATATGCCAGTGCCCAGTCGTGAATGGTGTCCAATATCGTGGAGATGGTTATCGATCTTGTGAAG GTGTAGGGCCGGCGAGATGCACTATGAACAATGGAGGCTGCTGGTCTGAATCAAGAAATGGACTGACTGTTTCAGCTTGCGCG GAATTCCAGTTAACAGGCTGTCGTTGCCCAAGTGGATTCCGAGGAGATGGTCTGAAATGTGAAG ATATTGATGAATGTAAGGAGAGTCGTGCATGTCAATGTGATGGATGCACTTGTAATAATCTATGGGGTGGATATGACTGCAAGTGCAAAGGTGACTCTTTATACATATTGGAGCAAGATACTTGTATAG GAAGAGATTCGTCAAGATTTGGATGGTTCCTTACACTCTTGGTGGTGTCTGGAGTAGTCGGTGCAGGCATGGCGGGTTATATATTCTACAAATACAGGCTGAGG TCATACATGGATTCAGAAATCATGGCTATAATGTCTCAGTACATGCCCCTTGACAATCAACAAAATGAGGTCCAACCGCTACATCAACCAGTTTCGGCCGTATAG
- the LOC113351294 gene encoding uncharacterized protein LOC113351294, with translation MEEIVQEEGKEMKDLGMPQHTGDWIRIIRNQLLWEQSELQFEIQESMVDSNVDKFNTEQRNAFEIITDSVVNNLGRTFFLNGSAGTGKTFVYNTLAVTRRSKGDVVLTCNVDFDSIEVELFPSTKLIIWDEVAMQNCIEAVDRTLRDVRSSDEPSGGIIVVLGGDFKQTFPVVQKGRREQIIDASIRSSVLWRDVNVLKLTQNTRLESQDPDSIAFAEYLLQVCLSRSTELQVTSLSPETKSCQTTQPKRGGNCVSATRLRVEICEKHVIVATILTGDKAGEVVFIPCISLTPSSSHVLIRMIR, from the exons ATGGAGGAAATAGTTCAGGAGGAAGGGAAGGAAATGAAGGATCTTGGAATGCCCCAACACACCGGTGACTGGATCCGAATTATTAGAAATCAATTACTATGGGAGCAAAGTGAACTGCAGTTTGAGATTCAAGAATCAATGGTGGATTCGAATGTGGATAAATTCAACACAGAACAAAGAAATGCGTTTGAGATAATTACAGATTCTGTAGTGAATAATCTTGGTAGAACGTTCTTCTTAAATGGTAGTGCTGGGACGGGGAAGACTTTTGTGTACAACACATTGGCAGTAACACGTAGAAGCAAGGGTGACGTTGTTTTAACA TGTAatgtcgattttgattcaatcgaGGTGGAATTGTTTCCATCTACCAAATTGATCATATGGGATGAGGTGGCAATGCAAAACTGTATTGAAGCGGTAGATCGTACTCTAAGAGATGTGAGATCAAGTGACGAACCATCCGGAGGGATCATCGTCGTGCTTGGAGGAGACTTTAAGCAAACTTTTCCAGTTGTACAAAAGGGACGTAGAGAACAAATCATAGATGCCTCGATTAGAAGCTCTGTTTTATGGAGAGACGTGAATGTTCTTAAGCTAACACAAAACACGAGGCTTGAGAGTCAAGATCCTGACAGCATTGCATTCGCTGAGTATTTACTTCAG GTATGTTTATCAAGAAGTACA GAACTGCAAGTCACCAGCTTATCCCCTGAAACAAAGAGCTGCCAAACTACACAGCCTAAAAGAGGTGGAAACTGTGTGTCAGCTACAAG GTTGAGGGTAGAGATTTGTGAAAAACATGTTATTGTGGCTACAATTTTAACAGGAGATAAGGCTGGGGAAGTGGTTTTTATTCCGTGCATATCACTGACACCATCTTCATCGCATGTCCTCATTCGAATGATTAGGTGA